In a single window of the Haloarcula salinisoli genome:
- a CDS encoding gamma-glutamylcyclotransferase family protein translates to MDVFVYGTLTEPSTAERLLDRYEFDGRAVLRGLYRVDGSYPTLAPGGRCEGRLLSTSEVATLDRYEGVDSGLYVRRSLPADDGSTVECYIGDPAQLGVAVTWPGTGPFADRVDRYLDTSDVGVTIR, encoded by the coding sequence ATGGACGTGTTCGTCTACGGAACACTCACCGAACCGTCGACCGCCGAGCGTTTGCTGGACCGCTACGAGTTCGACGGGCGGGCAGTACTCCGTGGACTCTACCGCGTAGATGGGTCGTATCCGACCCTCGCGCCTGGCGGGCGCTGTGAGGGGCGTCTCCTCTCGACGTCCGAGGTAGCGACGCTCGACCGGTACGAGGGCGTCGACAGTGGACTCTACGTCCGTCGGTCTCTCCCCGCCGACGACGGCTCCACTGTGGAGTGTTACATCGGCGACCCAGCACAACTCGGCGTCGCCGTTACGTGGCCCGGAACAGGGCCCTTCGCCGACCGCGTCGATCGATATCTCGACACCAGTGACGTCGGTGTCACTATTCGGTAA